TTGCACCGGGCCGTGCCGGACGCCCTCGTCTACATGCACCCGGACGACGCTCGCGAACTCAAGGCGCGCCGGGGCAGCGAGATCAAGGTGGTCAGCCGGCGCGGCGAGATCCGGGCTCGCGTGGAAACCCGGGGACGCAACAAGCCGCCGCGCGGGATGGTGTTCGTCCCCTTCTTCGACGCCAACAAGCTGATCAACAAGGTCACCCTGGATGCGACCGACCCGATCTCCAAGCAGACCGACTTCAAGAAATGTGCGGTGCGCATCGAACTGGTCAGCCTGGCGTAAGGAGCACGACCATGAAGACCCTGCCCCTGCTGTTTGCCCTGCTGGTCGCCGGCGTACAGGCCGCCGACTATCCACTGGATGCTCCCGCCCCGGACGGTCGTCGCCCCGGCGGGACCCTGACCCAGACGCAACCGGCGCCCCCGCTGGCCGCCGAGGAGAACAAGGACATCAAGCGCGAACGCATCTACCCGGACCAGCCGCCGACCATTCCCCACGCTATCAGCAACTACCCGATCGACAAGAACAGCAACAAGTGCCTGTCCTGCCACAGCCGTGCGAACGCCCCGCGCAGCCAGGCGCCCATGATCAGCATCACCCATTACATGGACCGTGACGGCCAGGCACTGGCTGCGGTTTCTCCGCGCCGCTACTTCTGCAACCAGTGCCACGTGCCCCAGGCGGATGTGAAGCCGCTGGTGGAGAACCGGTTCCGCACGATCGACCAGGTGCTGCAGGACGAAGTGCAGCGCGCCGGGCAAAAGCCGTGAGGTGTGCATGAAAGCCTTGTCAGCCCTGCTTCGCCGATACTGGACCGTCCTGCGCCGTCCGAGCGTGCACTACAGCCTGGGGTTTCTCACCCTCGGCGGCTTCATCGCGGGCATCGTGTTCTGGGGGGGCTTCAACACCGCCCTGGAGGCGACCAACACGGAAACCTTCTGCATTTCCTGCCACGAGATGCGGGACAACGTCTTCGTCGAACTGAAGGACACCATCCATTACAGCAACCGCTCCGGCGTACGCGCCACCTGCCCGGACTGCCATGTCCCCCATCAGTGGACCGACAAGATCGCGCGCAAGATGCAGGCCTCCAAGGAGGTCTGGGGCAAGATATTCGGCACCATCAACAGCCGCGACAAGTTCCTCGAAAAGCGGCGCGAGCTGGCCGAGCACGAATGGGCGCGGCTCAAAGCCAACGACTCGCTGGAGTGCCGCAACTGCCACAACTTCGAGTTCATGGACTTCACCCGCCAGAGCGTCAGGGCGCGGCAGATGCACTCGACGGCACTGTCGGCAGGCACCGCCACCTGCATCGACTGCCACAAGGGCATCGCCCACCGCCTGCCGGACATGAGCGGGGTTCCGGGGTGGTGAGCCTTGGCCTGACCTGACGCGGGTCGACGATGCGTCATATGTATATTCAAATTGGGTATTTAAATTAGTTTTATTATTCCTTTAGTGTCTTTTCCATGCGTACCTGCCGACCAATCGGCGCGCCGCACTGAACACATGGCCGAATCCCCGGCCGGTCAAAGTGATGCGCCTGATTGGCGCCCTTGCATGGAGCTCCTCTATGTCGGCAGCAGCCCAAACCACGACCACAGTGTCGGCACAGTCGTTCGACATTCGTCCCTTCGATGCGCCGCTTGGCGCCGAAATCATCGGCCTGGATCTGAGCCGGCCGCTGAGTGACGCCGACTTCGCCCGCGTCCACCGCGCTCACCTGGATCACGCCCTGCTGGTATTCCGCGACCAGCGCATCACCCCCGAGCAGCAGATCGCCTTCAGCCGCCGTTTCGGCCCGCTGCAGATCCACGTACTCAAGCAGTTTCTGCTGGCCGATCACCCGGAGATTTTTATCATCTCCAACATCGTCGAAAACGGTCAGCCCATCGGCCTGGGCGATGCCGGCAAGTTCTGGCATTCGGACCTGTCCTACAAGGAGTTCCCCAGCCTCGGCTCCATGCTCCTGGCCCAGGAGCTGCCGGAAGAGGGCGGCGACACGCTGTTCGCCAGCCAGCAACTGGCCTATGAAACCCTGCCGAGCGAGCTGCGTCGGGCCATTGAGGGCAAGCGCGCCGCGCATTCCTACACCGCGCGTTATGCCGATGAAGTGTTCGCCGGCGTTCGCCGCCCAAGGTTGACCGAGGCGCAATTGGCCGAGGTCAAGGCGGTGGTGCACCCGGTGGTGCGTACCCATCCGGAAACCGGGCGCAAGGGGCTGTTCGTCAACGAGAACTTCACCACCCACATCCTCGACATTCCCGGGGACGAGAGTCGCCAGATCCTCGCCGAGCTGTACGCCCACAGCGCCAAACCCGAGTTCATCTACCGCCACCCGTGGCAGCCGCACGACATGGTGTTCTGGGACAACCGCGCGCTGATCCACCTGGCCACCGGTTGCCCCAACCATCTGCGCCGGCGCATGCACCGCACGACCATCCAGGGCGACGTGCCGTTCTGATTGACCGCACACCCTAGTTCCCTTTTCGCTTTCATCCGAATGGAGTCACACCATGTCTCTAGGCAAACGCTTTCCCTTCATTCCCCGATTTGGCCGGCTCGCCAGCGGTATCGGTCTTTCCCTGAGCCTGCTGGCAGGCTCACTGGCGGCGCCTCAGGCGGCGCATGCCGAGGGGCAGATTCGCATCGCCGAGCAGTTCGGCATCGTCTACCTGTTGCTCAACGTGGTCCGTGACCAGCAATTGATCGAGAAGCACGGCAAGGCCGAGGGCCTGGATATCAAGGTCGACTGGCAGCAGCTCTCCGGCGGCTCGGCCGTCAACGATGCGCTGCTGTCCGGCGCCATCGACATCGCCGGTGCCGGCATCGGCCCGCTGCTCACCGTCTGGGATCGCACCCACGGCAAGCAGAACGTCAAGGGCGTAGCTTCGCTGGGCAACTTCCCTTACTACCTGGTGAGCAACAACCCCAAGGTCAGGACCATCGCCGACTTCACCGAGAAGGACCGCATCGCCGTTCCGGCGGTGGGGGTATCGGTGCAGTCGCGCTTCCTCCAATACGCGGCTGCCAAGCAGTGGGGCGACAAGGAATTCGATCGTCTGGACAAGTACACCGTGGCGCTGCCGCACCCGGACGCGACCGCCTCTTTGCTCTCCGGCGGTACCGAACTTACCGGGCACTTCTCCAACCCGCCGTTCCAGAACCAGGCGCTGGAGAACCCCAACGTGCACGTGGTACTCGACACCTACAAGCTGCTCGGCCCGAACTCGCCGACCGTGCTCTATGCCACCGAGAAGTTCCGCAACGACAACCCCAGAACCTACAAGGCCTTCGTCGCCGCGCTGGCCGAGGCCGCCGACTTCGCCCAGAACGACAAGGGCGCGGCAGCCGACACCTACATCCGCGTGACCGGCGCCAAGATCAGCCGTGAGGAGCTGCTGAAGATCATCGACAACGAGCAATTCCAGTTCAGCGTGACGCCGACCAACACCTACCCGCTGGCCGAGTTCCTCCAGCGCGTCGGCGCGATCAGGAACAAGCCGGCCTCCTGGCAGGACTACTTCTTCGAAGACGCCGCCATCGGTCAAGGAAGCTGAGCCCCATGAATGCCCCTCTGCAAGGCCACGTGGCCAGCACGCAAAGCGCAGGCGCCTTCGACACCCTGTTGCAGGTGGAGAAGGTCAGCCTCGAATACCGCACCCCGCAGCGCGTCGTGCGCGCCACCCACGAAGTCAGCTTCGAGGTGGATCGCGCCGATCGTTTCGTGCTGCTCGGCCCTTCGGGGTGCGGCAAGTCCACGCTGCTCAAGGCCGTGGCCGGCTTCATCGAGCCGGTCGGCGGCAGCATCCGCCTGGAAGGCACCGAGGTGCGCGAACCAGGCCCGGATCGCATCGTGGTGTTTCAGGAGTTCGACCAGCTACCACCGTGGAAGACGGTGAAGCAGAACGTCATGTTCCCGCTGCTGGCCTCGCGCACTTTGGGGCGCCGTGATGCCGAAGAGCGAGCGTTGCATCATCTGGAGAAGGTCGGCCTGGCCGCTTTCGCCGATGCCTATCCGCACACCCTGTCCGGCGGCATGAAGGCGCGCGTGGCCATCGCCCGTGCGCTGGCCATGCAGCCGAAGATCCTGCTGATGGACGAGCCCTTCGCCGCGCTCGATGCACTGACCCGGCGCAAGATGCAGGAGGAGCTGCTGCGACTGTGGGAGGAGGTGCGCTTCACCCTGCTGTTCGTCACCCATTCCATCGAGGAGGCGCTGATCGTCGGCAACCGCATTCTGCTGCTGTCGCCGCATCCGGGGCGGGTGAGGGCGGAGGTGGGCTGCCATCAGTTCGACCTGCACAGCCTGGGTGGCGCGGCGTTCCAGCAGACCGCGCAACGCATCCATCGCCTGTTGTTCGAGGAGGACAGCGAGGAGGGCGCACGCGCCGCTGCCGAGCTGGGCTTCCAGGACATCCGCATTGCCTGCTGAGGAGCGCGTCATCATGAGTTATTCCCCCGTACGGCGCGAGGAGTACGAAATCCCCCTGGAACCGCTGCCGGATCTCAGGCTGGAGCGTGAGCTGCCGCTGGTGCAGCGCCTTTGGCAGCAGGGCTGGCTGCGCAAGACGGTGATCCTGCTGGTCCTGGCCCTGATCTGGGAGCTGTCGGCGCGTTACCAGGGCAATGACCTGCTGCTGCCCGGTTTCGTGCAGACGGCGAGGGCCCTCTTCGAAGGCCTCGGCACTGGCAAGTTGCTGGAGAAGGTGGCGATCTCGCTGTCGGTACTGGTCAAGGGCTACCTGGTCGGGATCGGGCTGGCCTTCCTGCTGACCACCCTGGCGGTGTCGACCCGACTGGGGCGCGATCTGCTGTCCACCCTGACGTCGATGTTCAACCCGCTACCGGCCATCGCCCTGCTGCCGCTGTCGCTGCTGTGGTTCGGCCTGGGGGAGAACAGCCTGATCTTCGTGCTGGTGCATTCGGTGCTCTGGGCACTGGCGCTCAATACCTACGCCGGCTTTCTCGGCGTCTCCGAGAGCCAGCGCATGGCCGGGCGCAACTATGGCCTCAGGGGCTTGCGCTTCGTGCTGTTCATCCTGGTCCCGGCGGCGCTGCCGTCGATTCTGGCGGGCCTGAAGATTGGCTGGGCCTTCGCCTGGCGCACGCTGATCGCCGCCGAGCTGGTGTTCGGCACCTCCAGCGGCAATGGCGGCCTGGGCTGGTACATCTTCCAGAACCGCAACGAGCTGTACACCGACAAGGTGTTCGCCGGCCTGGCGGTAGTGATCCTGATCGGCCTGCTGGTGGAGAACCTGGTGTTCGCCACGGTCGAGCGGATCACCGTCAAACGCTGGGGCATGCAGCGCTAGAGGAAGTACCCAACCGCTAACCCTCAAGGCGGGTGAGAAGCGCCTTGGCCCATGAACCGGTCCTCGGACCGGAAGTTTTTTCGGAGCGGGACCGGGCCAGGCAGCCGCCCGCTCCTTTTTTATTACAGGCAAGCCGCGTCCTTCGGACCCATGGCTATGGAGCCGCCAGTCATGACTTTTTCACAAACCCCATCCTCTCTGCTGACGCTCTCCGAGGCCGACAAGAGTCCGCTGAGCATTCGCGCCAAGGCGCTGGTGTTCGTCGACCCGCATTCGCGCCGGCTGCGTGAGCAGGCCGAGGCGCTGGCGCCGGGCGGACAGCCGCTGCTGATCGTCGGTGAAACCGGTACCGGCAAGGAATTGCTGGCTCGTTATATCCATCGCCAGAGCGAGCGCGGCGGCCTGTTCGTCGCGGTCAGCTGTGCGGCGATCAGCCCGAAATGGGGCGAGGCGGAACTGTTCGGTCATGCTGCCGGCGCCCATGTCGGCTCGGTCAGCAGCCGTGCCGGCTGGTTCGGCTCGGCCAATGGCGGCACGCTCTACCTGGACGAGATCGCCGATTTGCCGCGCCCCTTGCAGGCCAGGTTGCTGACGGCCCTGGAGACCCGCGAGGTCTATCGCGTCGGCGCCAGCCAGGCGATGCCGGTGGATGTGCGCCTGTTGGCGGCGAGCAGCATCGACCTGGCACGCGCGGTGGTCGCCGGCACGTTCGACGAGCGTCTGTACGCCTATCTGCGGGACGGCCAGTTGCTGTTCCCGGCATTGCGCCAGCGGGTCGGTGACATCCTGCCGCTGGCGGAGTACTTCCTCGGTGTCCATGCGCAGCGCCTCGGCCTGAACATTTCCCCGATCGGTGAAGAGGCGCAGGCACTCCTGGAGGCGTATGCCTGGCCCGGCAATACCCGCGAACTGGAGAACGTCATCCACTTCGCCCTGCTGCTGGCCGGTCACTCGGCCATCGGCCCCGAACACCTGCTGTTTCGAGGGGCGTCCCGGCCTGTTCAGGCTAGGGTGGCGCTCTGACACCCGTGATGCGTGGCCCGTCGCAAGGCCAGAAGCGCCGCCTGACCGCCGATACGCAACCTCAGCGGTCCTGCGGTCGCTCTCCAGGGCTATGCTGACCGGGACACCGGAAAGGGAATCCCGCGAGGGGTTGGCGAGCCTGCCGGGCTGGCCAGGGCGCCGTGATTCAGCATGCACTGCGAGGTAAACGGGATGAAGCGCCATTGTTCGATTGAAATCCCCATTGCCGATCGGAAGGCAGCTGGCCAGGCGCTGGCTCCGCTGTTGAATGCCTACCGTGGCCGGGCCAACACCCTTGTGCTGGCCTTGCCACGGGGCGGCGTTCCCGTGGCATACGAGATTGCGATGGCCCTGGGATTGCGCCTGGATCTGATGCCGGTGCGCAAGTTGGGTGTGCCGTTCCACGAGGAACTGGCCATGGGGGCCATCGCCAGCGGTGGTGTCCGCTACCTGAACACCGATGTGGTGAACACGCATCGCATCGACGGCTCCACGCAGGAGGCGGCCGTGGAGCGCGAGCTCAAGGAGCTGAATCGCCGTGAGCGGGCCTATCGAGGCGACCATCCGCTGCCGGACCTGCGTGACCAGCAGGTGATCCTGGTGGATGACGGGCTTGCCACCGGTGCCACCATGCGGGCGGCCATTCAGGCGGTTCGCGACCGGGGTGCCGCCCGGGTGATAGTCGCCGTTCCCGTGGCGCCGAGCGACACCCTGGCCGAACTGCGCGAGGAGGTGGACGAGGTGGCTTGTCCCTTCGTGCCCCAATGGTTTAGCGCAATCGGCTGCTGGTACATCGATTTCTCCCAGGTCGCGGATCACGAGGTGATCGACCTGCTGAAGAATGCCTGGGGACGCGATCTCCAGGTGCGCACCCAGTCCTGACGCACTGGCCCGCGTGCCCTTGGTGGGGATGGCCTGAGCGCCTGGCCCGCTAGCCGGCCGGTTTGGCGTCGCCGGTCAGCCAGCCGAACAGGCGCTCGGTGTCCTCCCGTCGGCACAGCTCGCTGCCTTCGGTCATGATCGCCGCTGTACCGGCCGCCACGCCGTAGCGCGCCGCCTCGGACCAGCCCGCTCCGGAGGCGTGCTTGAGCACCATCGCCGCCAGCAGGCTGTCGCCAGCGCCCACCGTGCTGCGCCGTGGCACCGTGGGCGCCGGGATGCGTTCGCAGAGCGCGGCGGTCACCAGCAGCGCACCCTGCGCGCCGAGGGAAACCAGCACCGCTTCCGTGCGTCCGGCCACCACCAGGTCCCTGGCCAGTCGGGTCAGGTGCTCAGGTCCGGTGATGGGCTCAGCTGCCATGGCGGACAGTTCGTCGAGGTTGGGCTTGATCAGCAGCAGGCCGCCGCACGCCAGCATCTGGCGCAGCGCGTCGCCCGTGCTGTCCACCACGCAGCGGCTGCCGCGTCGTCGGGCCT
This genomic window from Pseudomonas furukawaii contains:
- a CDS encoding nitrate reductase cytochrome c-type subunit — protein: MKTLPLLFALLVAGVQAADYPLDAPAPDGRRPGGTLTQTQPAPPLAAEENKDIKRERIYPDQPPTIPHAISNYPIDKNSNKCLSCHSRANAPRSQAPMISITHYMDRDGQALAAVSPRRYFCNQCHVPQADVKPLVENRFRTIDQVLQDEVQRAGQKP
- a CDS encoding cytochrome c3 family protein; protein product: MKALSALLRRYWTVLRRPSVHYSLGFLTLGGFIAGIVFWGGFNTALEATNTETFCISCHEMRDNVFVELKDTIHYSNRSGVRATCPDCHVPHQWTDKIARKMQASKEVWGKIFGTINSRDKFLEKRRELAEHEWARLKANDSLECRNCHNFEFMDFTRQSVRARQMHSTALSAGTATCIDCHKGIAHRLPDMSGVPGW
- a CDS encoding TauD/TfdA dioxygenase family protein, translated to MSAAAQTTTTVSAQSFDIRPFDAPLGAEIIGLDLSRPLSDADFARVHRAHLDHALLVFRDQRITPEQQIAFSRRFGPLQIHVLKQFLLADHPEIFIISNIVENGQPIGLGDAGKFWHSDLSYKEFPSLGSMLLAQELPEEGGDTLFASQQLAYETLPSELRRAIEGKRAAHSYTARYADEVFAGVRRPRLTEAQLAEVKAVVHPVVRTHPETGRKGLFVNENFTTHILDIPGDESRQILAELYAHSAKPEFIYRHPWQPHDMVFWDNRALIHLATGCPNHLRRRMHRTTIQGDVPF
- a CDS encoding ABC transporter substrate-binding protein, whose protein sequence is MSLGKRFPFIPRFGRLASGIGLSLSLLAGSLAAPQAAHAEGQIRIAEQFGIVYLLLNVVRDQQLIEKHGKAEGLDIKVDWQQLSGGSAVNDALLSGAIDIAGAGIGPLLTVWDRTHGKQNVKGVASLGNFPYYLVSNNPKVRTIADFTEKDRIAVPAVGVSVQSRFLQYAAAKQWGDKEFDRLDKYTVALPHPDATASLLSGGTELTGHFSNPPFQNQALENPNVHVVLDTYKLLGPNSPTVLYATEKFRNDNPRTYKAFVAALAEAADFAQNDKGAAADTYIRVTGAKISREELLKIIDNEQFQFSVTPTNTYPLAEFLQRVGAIRNKPASWQDYFFEDAAIGQGS
- a CDS encoding ABC transporter ATP-binding protein yields the protein MNAPLQGHVASTQSAGAFDTLLQVEKVSLEYRTPQRVVRATHEVSFEVDRADRFVLLGPSGCGKSTLLKAVAGFIEPVGGSIRLEGTEVREPGPDRIVVFQEFDQLPPWKTVKQNVMFPLLASRTLGRRDAEERALHHLEKVGLAAFADAYPHTLSGGMKARVAIARALAMQPKILLMDEPFAALDALTRRKMQEELLRLWEEVRFTLLFVTHSIEEALIVGNRILLLSPHPGRVRAEVGCHQFDLHSLGGAAFQQTAQRIHRLLFEEDSEEGARAAAELGFQDIRIAC
- a CDS encoding ABC transporter permease, which codes for MSYSPVRREEYEIPLEPLPDLRLERELPLVQRLWQQGWLRKTVILLVLALIWELSARYQGNDLLLPGFVQTARALFEGLGTGKLLEKVAISLSVLVKGYLVGIGLAFLLTTLAVSTRLGRDLLSTLTSMFNPLPAIALLPLSLLWFGLGENSLIFVLVHSVLWALALNTYAGFLGVSESQRMAGRNYGLRGLRFVLFILVPAALPSILAGLKIGWAFAWRTLIAAELVFGTSSGNGGLGWYIFQNRNELYTDKVFAGLAVVILIGLLVENLVFATVERITVKRWGMQR
- a CDS encoding sigma 54-interacting transcriptional regulator, which gives rise to MTFSQTPSSLLTLSEADKSPLSIRAKALVFVDPHSRRLREQAEALAPGGQPLLIVGETGTGKELLARYIHRQSERGGLFVAVSCAAISPKWGEAELFGHAAGAHVGSVSSRAGWFGSANGGTLYLDEIADLPRPLQARLLTALETREVYRVGASQAMPVDVRLLAASSIDLARAVVAGTFDERLYAYLRDGQLLFPALRQRVGDILPLAEYFLGVHAQRLGLNISPIGEEAQALLEAYAWPGNTRELENVIHFALLLAGHSAIGPEHLLFRGASRPVQARVAL
- a CDS encoding phosphoribosyltransferase, with amino-acid sequence MKRHCSIEIPIADRKAAGQALAPLLNAYRGRANTLVLALPRGGVPVAYEIAMALGLRLDLMPVRKLGVPFHEELAMGAIASGGVRYLNTDVVNTHRIDGSTQEAAVERELKELNRRERAYRGDHPLPDLRDQQVILVDDGLATGATMRAAIQAVRDRGAARVIVAVPVAPSDTLAELREEVDEVACPFVPQWFSAIGCWYIDFSQVADHEVIDLLKNAWGRDLQVRTQS
- a CDS encoding 1-phosphofructokinase family hexose kinase, coding for MAAQRILTLTLNPALDMATAVPRLSPHDKLRCSPPVYAPGGGGINVARAIRRLGGEALALFPVGGSTGAHLLDLLDAEGVPRQAVPTASWTRECINLTNQADGQQYRFVLPGSPLSAQEQAAVLSALDRAPLADYLVISGSLPEGLAADFLPQLLEQARRRGSRCVVDSTGDALRQMLACGGLLLIKPNLDELSAMAAEPITGPEHLTRLARDLVVAGRTEAVLVSLGAQGALLVTAALCERIPAPTVPRRSTVGAGDSLLAAMVLKHASGAGWSEAARYGVAAGTAAIMTEGSELCRREDTERLFGWLTGDAKPAG